The following are encoded together in the Daucus carota subsp. sativus chromosome 5, DH1 v3.0, whole genome shotgun sequence genome:
- the LOC108223597 gene encoding uncharacterized protein LOC108223597, whose protein sequence is MESLCLVGPPEIKNPKPSSSLATPESANTGNPFLDLLNSNFNSITKPLNPPITKTENSSVAYSTSGNPCLDFFFHVVPDTPEGSLVQSLEKAYDHSPLTALKLVCNLRGVRGTGKNDKEGFYRSVLWLHKNHPKSLACNVGTISKFGYFKDLLEVLYRILEGSDVREVARKAHSRRKVEKQKKIKRLRDYGSSGSGGIERPFGSKRWGDGVNKKKSKGESEVSKAASREARVLASRKRDAIEKKEAKRRREEERIEKAKRAITRYVKDPDYRFLFERVSDFFAECLKSDLVLLESGKLRDISLAAKWCPSLDSSYDRVMLLCERIARKLFPKEEYEDGLLDAHYAYRVRDRLRKQVLVPLRKALLDRQKKPAKELKAGGEGQKKKTGEKGGFTKGKVSDGWFPHEIIGGVNYGSGKLAENQWNRMVERLSRKGKLKNCLAVCDISSKMNGVPMEVSVAFAVLVSELSEEPWKRNILTLSSKPELLKVEGQDLRSKIEFVRDMKLGGNPDLQKVFELILQSAMIGNLKKDQMIKRVFVFSDMEFYQAGNQPNHRETDYQAITRNFAEKGYSLPEVVFWNLRNSRATPVVANQPGVVLVSGYSKNLMNLFLEDDGADMNPEKFMEKAIAGEAYGELVVLD, encoded by the coding sequence ATGGAATCTCTTTGCTTGGTGGGGCCCCCTGAGATCAAGAACCCCAAGCCCTCATCATCTCTAGCCACCCCAGAATCAGCAAATACAGGTAACCCTTTTCTTGATCTCTTAAATTCAAACTTTAATTCCATCACTAAACCCCTTAATCCACCAATAACTAAGACTGAAAACTCTTCTGTGGCTTACTCCACTAGTGGAAACCCCTGTCTTGATTTCTTTTTCCATGTTGTTCCTGATACCCCGGAAGGGTCTTTAGTCCAAAGCCTCGAAAAGGCTTATGACCATTCCCCCCTTACTGCTCTGAAGCTGGTTTGTAATCTTCGGGGGGTTCGGGGTACTGGAAAGAATGATAAGGAGGGGTTTTATAGGTCGGTGCTTTGGTTGCATAAGAATCATCCGAAGAGTTTGGCTTGTAATGTTGGGACTATTTCGAAATTCGGGTATTTTAAGGATTTGTTGGAGGTTTTGTATAGGATTCTTGAGGGGAGTGATGTGAGGGAGGTGGCGAGGAAGGCGCATTCTAGGAGGAAGGTTGAGAAGCAGAAGAAGATTAAGAGGTTACGGGATTATGGGAGCTCTGGGAGTGGGGGGATAGAGAGGCCTTTTGGGAGTAAGAGGTGGGGGGATGGTGTTAATAAGAAGAAGAGTAAGGGGGAGAGTGAGGTCAGTAAGGCGGCATCGAGAGAGGCTAGAGTTTTGGCTTCGAGGAAGAGGGATGCGATTGAGAAGAAGGAAGCGAAGAGGCGGAGGGAAGAGGAGAGGATTGAGAAGGCTAAGAGGGCGATTACTAGGTATGTGAAAGACCCGGATTATAGGTTTTTGTTTGAGAGGGTTTCGGATTTCTTTGCTGAGTGTTTGAAAAGTGATCTTGTGTTGTTGGAGTCTGGTAAGTTGAGGGATATTAGTTTGGCTGCTAAGTGGTGTCCGTCTTTGGATTCTTCGTACGATAGAGTTATGTTGTTGTGTGAGCGTATAGCAAGGAAGCTGTTTCCGAAAGAGGAGTATGAGGATGGTTTGTTGGATGCTCATTATGCTTATCGTGTGCGTGACCGGTTGCGAAAGCAAGTGCTTGTTCCCCTTCGCAAGGCATTGTTAGATAGGCAGAAGAAGCCAGCCAAGGAGTTGAAGGCAGGCGGGGAGGGGCAAAAGAAAAAAACCGGTGAGAAGGGAGGCTTTACTAAAGGGAAAGTGAGTGATGGTTGGTTCCCACATGAAATAATTGGGGGTGTTAACTATGGAAGTGGGAAATTAGCTGAGAACCAATGGAACAGAATGGTAGAAAGATTATCCAGGAAAGGGAAATTGAAAAATTGTCTTGCAGTTTGTGACATATCTTCTAAAATGAATGGTGTTCCTATGGAAGTGTCTGTGGCTTTTGCTGTGTTAGTATCTGAGTTGAGCGAGGAGCCTTGGAAGCGTAATATTCTCACATTGAGCTCTAAACCTGAACTACTCAAGGTGGAGGGGCAAGATTTAAGATCAAAAATTGAGTTTGTACGGGACATGAAGTTGGGAGGAAACCCTGATCTTCAGAAAGTGTTTGAATTGATACTGCAATCAGCTATGATTGGGAATTTGAAGAAGGACCAGATGATTAAAAGGGTGTTTGTGTTTAGTGACATGGAATTTTATCAGGCCGGAAACCAACCAAACCATAGGGAAACAGATTATCAGGCCATAACCAGGAACTTTGCAGAGAAAGGTTATTCTCTGCCTGAGGTTGTATTCTGGAACTTGAGGAATTCTAGAGCAACGCCTGTCGTAGCAAACCAGCCAGGGGTGGTGCTTGTTAGTGGCTATTCCAAAAACTTGATGAATCTCTTCTTGGAAGATGATGGAGCTGATATGAATCCAGAGAAGTTCATGGAGAAGGCCATTGCCGGTGAAGCGTATGGTGAACTTGTGGTGCTTGATTGA
- the LOC108223922 gene encoding uncharacterized protein LOC108223922, with protein sequence MPEDTLMTESPQTPPTIYLAGPPEIHNSGENPALDSFNSTSPPLRKGFTRGLSRTYLTSSNPCLDFFFQVVPSTPKHTLITYLESSWGFDPLTTLKLVCNLRGVRGSGKGNKEGFYAALLWLHCFHPKTLVRNVEALVGFGYFKDLPEILHRLVQDAEWFERKEFGLKKKAARAKDGDSVKWRMPRKGTRIGRGGGDPDGWGMDRPFCLDVDEIKRRGDDVLRRRTREARVFAEKKKIEKQMRKAKEVREEKKVVMSRKAVMRYVRDPDYRILYETISGFFADCLKMDMKLLESGKLNGISLAAKWCPSLNSCFDKSTLLCESIARKVFPKEMYDEYEGLEDAHYAYRVRDRLRKQVLVPLRKALQLPEVYMGASEWGSIPYNRVASVAMTNYKEKFLKHDMLRFNEYLENVKSGKATIAAGAVLPHKIIAALNDGDSGEVAELQWKRIVNDLSSKGKLKNCIAVCDVSSNMEGIFLDVCLALGVLVSELSEEPWSGKLITFSTNPKLEKVEGEDLRSKVDFMRRLNVESNTDFQKVFDVILKVAEKGNLKEDQMIKKIFVFSSMEFDNISENIWETDYQAITRKYTEKGYGSCVPEIVFWNLTDSKATPVPSDKPGVALVSGYSKNLMTLFLEDRGTLTPESVMEVAIGGEEYSKLVVVD encoded by the coding sequence ATGCCTGAAGACACATTGATGACCGAGTCTCCCCAAACACCACCGACCATCTACCTCGCCGGACCGCCGGAGATTCACAACTCCGGTGAAAACCCAGCTCTCGATTCCTTCAATTCAACCAGCCCCCCTCTGCGCAAAGGCTTCACTCGAGGCCTTTCACGCACCTACCTCACTTCTTCCAACCCATGTCTTGATTTCTTCTTCCAAGTTGTTCCGTCCACTCCCAAACATACTTTGATCACTTATCTCGAGTCTTCTTGGGGGTTTGACCCGTTGACTACTTTGAAACTTGTTTGTAATCTTCGTGGGGTGAGGGGTTCTGGGAAGGGGAATAAGGAGGGGTTTTATGCTGCCTTGTTGTGGTTGCATTGTTTTCATCCCAAGACGCTTGTGAGAAACGTGGAGGCCTTGGTGGGGTTTGGGTATTTTAAGGACTTGCCCGAGATTTTGCATAGGTTGGTGCAGGATGCTGAGTGGTTTGAGAGGAAGGAGTTTGGGCTTAAAAAGAAGGCGGCGAGGGCTAAGGATGGGGATAGTGTGAAATGGAGGATGCCGAGGAAGGGGACGCGTATCGGGAGAGGTGGGGGTGATCCGGATGGGTGGGGGATGGATAGGCCTTTTTGTTTGGATGTTGATGAGATTAAGAGGAGGGGTGATGATGTGTTGCGGAGGAGGACGAGAGAGGCTAGGGTTTTtgctgagaagaagaaaatTGAGAAGCAGATGAGGAAGGCCAAGGAGGTTAGGGAGGAGAAGAAGGTTGTTATGTCGAGGAAAGCTGTTATGAGGTATGTGCGTGATCCGGATTATAGGATTTTGTATGAGACTATTTCTGGTTTTTTTGCTGATTGTCTTAAGATGGATATGAAATTGCTTGAATCGGGGAAATTGAATGGGATTAGTTTGGCAGCAAAGTGGTGTCCGTCTTTGAATTCGTGTTTTGATAAGTCTACGTTGTTGTGTGAGAGTATAGCTAGGAAGGTTTTTCCGAAAGAAATGTATGATGAATATGAGGGATTGGAGGATGCACATTATGCGTATCGTGTGCGTGATAGGTTGAGGAAGCAAGTTTTGGTTCCTTTACGGAAAGCTTTGCAATTGCCTGAAGTTTATATGGGGGCGAGTGAGTGGGGTTCCATCCCTTATAATCGAGTGGCCTCAGTTGCAATGACAAATTACAAGGAGAAGTTCTTGAAGCATGATATGTTGAGGTTTAATGAGTATTTGGAGAATGTTAAGTCCGGAAAGGCCACTATTGCGGCTGGTGCAGTGCTTCCTCATAAGATAATAGCGGCGTTAAACGATGGGGATTCAGGTGAAGTGGCGGAGCTTCAGTGGAAAAGGATAGTGAATGATCTGTCCAGCAAAGGAAAATTGAAGAATTGTATTGCAGTGTGTGATGTTTCAAGTAACATGGAAGGTATTTTCTTGGATGTATGCTTGGCTCTTGGTGTTTTAGTATCTGAGCTGAGTGAGGAGCCTTGGAGCGGGAAACTTATTACGTTTAGCACCAATCCCAAGCTTGAGAAAGTTGAAGGGGAGGATTTGAGATCTAAGGTTGATTTCATGAGGCGCCTGAATGTGGAATCGAACACTGATTTCCAAAAAGTGTTTGATGTGATACTCAAAGTGGCTGAGAAAGGAAATTTGAAAGAGGACCAGATgattaagaaaatatttgtgTTCAGTAGTATGGAATTTGATAACATCTCAGAGAACATTTGGGAAACGGATTACCAGGCCATTACCAGGAAGTATACAGAGAAAGGTTACGGTTCTTGTGTGCCAGAGATTGTATTCTGGAATCTGACAGATTCAAAGGCCACACCAGTTCCAAGTGACAAGCCAGGGGTCGCACTGGTTAGTGGATATTCAAAAAACCTAATGACTCTGTTTTTAGAGGATAGAGGTACTCTGACCCCTGAGAGTGTTATGGAAGTGGCTATTGGTGGTGAGGAGTACAGCAAGCTTGTTGTGGTGGATTAA